A genomic window from Shewanella vesiculosa includes:
- a CDS encoding peptide MFS transporter, with product MSDAKPQGTLFGHPKGLFLLFTTELWERFSYYAMRAILVLYLVDKVQSDQAGGGLGWTQADALSLYGTFTGLVYLTPLIGGWLADNVLGQRKAIYIGGFLMAAGQFTLAAPHSWMPGLETTVFYIGLGTLILGNGLFKPNISTMVGDLYPAGDHRRDGAFTIFYMGINLGAALSGFIVAWAYTSFGHDVVIDGKDVFINNWQAGFFCAGVGMILSLIIQFFFAQKLLGDIGTEPAARVEQRKNEAKGEIRSEPLTKIERDRIKVIMVMGLFTIIFWAGFEQAGGLMNLFTNNFTDRMIGSWEVPTTYFQSLNAIFIVVFAPVIASIWIRLGKSEPNSPIKFAIGLFLLAIGFLFMMGAVFEMGGDASVKSSMWWLVGAYFFHTMGELCLSPIGLSMVTKLAPLRIASLMMGAWFLFIAAANKIGGLVGSLIGHGGEVEEQLANAMAIFAGIGITAVISGIILYFMSNKLVDWMHGAESKNDTEEEVLEEEIAVTAEHEGIQR from the coding sequence ATGAGTGACGCAAAACCTCAAGGTACATTGTTTGGGCACCCTAAGGGGTTGTTCTTACTTTTTACAACAGAACTATGGGAACGTTTTAGTTATTACGCCATGCGTGCAATTTTAGTACTTTATCTCGTCGATAAAGTGCAAAGCGATCAAGCAGGTGGCGGTTTAGGCTGGACCCAAGCAGACGCACTATCACTATATGGTACTTTTACTGGTTTAGTTTACTTGACACCATTAATTGGTGGCTGGCTAGCTGATAACGTATTAGGTCAACGTAAAGCCATTTATATTGGTGGCTTCTTAATGGCAGCAGGTCAATTTACACTTGCAGCACCGCATAGCTGGATGCCAGGCTTAGAAACCACTGTGTTTTATATTGGTTTAGGAACGCTAATTTTAGGTAACGGTCTATTTAAACCCAATATCTCTACCATGGTAGGTGATTTATATCCTGCTGGTGATCACCGTCGTGACGGTGCATTTACGATATTTTACATGGGGATCAACCTAGGTGCAGCCTTATCAGGCTTTATCGTTGCCTGGGCTTACACTTCGTTTGGTCATGACGTTGTTATCGATGGTAAAGACGTGTTCATCAACAACTGGCAAGCAGGTTTCTTCTGCGCTGGTGTTGGTATGATTTTATCCTTAATCATTCAATTTTTCTTTGCTCAAAAATTACTTGGCGATATCGGTACTGAACCGGCTGCAAGAGTAGAACAAAGAAAAAATGAAGCCAAAGGTGAGATCAGAAGTGAGCCACTGACCAAGATTGAACGTGACCGCATTAAAGTGATTATGGTAATGGGTTTATTTACCATCATCTTCTGGGCGGGATTCGAGCAAGCTGGCGGCTTAATGAACTTGTTCACCAACAATTTCACCGACCGTATGATTGGCTCATGGGAAGTGCCTACCACTTATTTCCAATCACTCAATGCTATTTTCATTGTTGTTTTTGCTCCCGTGATTGCCTCAATTTGGATTCGTCTTGGTAAAAGTGAACCCAACTCACCAATTAAGTTTGCTATAGGCTTATTCTTATTGGCGATTGGTTTCCTATTTATGATGGGCGCTGTATTCGAAATGGGTGGCGACGCTTCGGTTAAATCAAGCATGTGGTGGTTAGTTGGAGCTTACTTCTTCCACACCATGGGTGAATTATGTTTATCACCTATTGGTTTATCAATGGTAACCAAACTGGCTCCACTGCGCATCGCTTCGTTAATGATGGGTGCATGGTTCCTATTTATCGCTGCAGCCAATAAAATTGGTGGCCTAGTCGGTTCATTGATTGGTCATGGCGGTGAAGTAGAAGAGCAGCTAGCAAACGCGATGGCTATTTTTGCTGGTATCGGTATTACTGCGGTTATTTCAGGGATTATTTTGTACTTCATGTCAAACAAATTGGTTGACTGGATGCACGGTGCTGAAAGCAAAAATGACACTGAAGAAGAAGTGTTAGAAGAAGAGATTGCAGTCACAGCTGAACACGAAGGTATTCAACGTTAA
- a CDS encoding OmpA family protein: protein MAIIRTLTLILMGCFIFTAHAWVDTDFDGVPDKKDACNDTPANSVVMANGCIDTELLIVDEDAEDDSAFDAELGATVTNNAALIAEQCRQQREISVAVDCFGSILQPVYFDFDKSKVLLTQRPTLVRVQQYIEQHPEVVIRLEGHTDSIGSDAVNQALSLKRAATIKNLLVNEYQFQPTSIGIVGMSNKNPVADNATVEGRQRNRRVEFIISAE, encoded by the coding sequence ATGGCTATCATTCGTACGTTGACATTGATCTTAATGGGGTGTTTTATCTTCACAGCCCATGCTTGGGTTGATACTGATTTTGACGGGGTACCAGATAAAAAAGATGCATGTAATGATACACCTGCTAATAGTGTTGTTATGGCAAATGGCTGTATTGATACTGAGTTGTTGATTGTCGATGAAGATGCCGAAGATGATAGCGCTTTTGATGCGGAGCTAGGGGCAACAGTTACTAATAATGCTGCTCTTATCGCTGAACAATGTCGTCAACAGCGAGAAATCTCTGTGGCTGTTGATTGTTTTGGGTCTATTCTTCAACCAGTATATTTTGATTTCGATAAATCAAAGGTATTGTTAACTCAACGACCAACCTTAGTGAGAGTGCAACAATATATTGAGCAACACCCTGAGGTCGTCATCCGTTTAGAAGGGCATACCGATAGTATTGGTAGTGATGCTGTCAACCAGGCGCTATCACTTAAACGTGCTGCCACGATTAAAAATTTGCTGGTTAATGAATATCAATTTCAGCCAACGTCGATTGGGATTGTTGGAATGAGTAACAAAAATCCGGTCGCTGATAACGCCACTGTAGAAGGGCGGCAGCGTAATCGACGTGTAGAGTTTATTATATCGGCAGAATAA
- a CDS encoding mechanosensitive ion channel family protein: protein MENIEGLDALVEQAPEFLMTYGLKALAAIVIFVIGKYFSGVAKRITTKLLTSRKVDATVVSFVANLAWMLVFVFTIVATLGQVGVQTASLVAVIGAAGLAVGLALQGSLSNFASGVLMVLFRPCRVGDFIEAAGVAGVVDEITIFSTRLRTGDNKVIIAPNSSIMNGTITNYSALEKRRIDLIIGVSYTADIAKTKKVLADILDNNPLVLKDPAYTIGLAELADSSINFVVRPWVKTSDYWPVRFELLEQIKNALDAAEIEIPFPQMDLHVKEVPAK from the coding sequence ATGGAAAACATAGAAGGTTTAGATGCTTTAGTGGAGCAGGCACCTGAGTTTTTGATGACTTATGGTCTTAAAGCGCTAGCTGCTATTGTTATTTTTGTCATCGGTAAGTATTTTTCCGGTGTCGCAAAACGCATAACAACCAAATTACTGACAAGCCGCAAAGTGGATGCAACAGTTGTTTCGTTTGTGGCAAACTTAGCGTGGATGTTGGTCTTTGTATTTACAATTGTCGCTACACTTGGTCAGGTTGGCGTGCAAACAGCTTCACTCGTTGCGGTTATCGGTGCTGCGGGTTTAGCGGTTGGTTTAGCATTACAAGGTTCTCTTTCAAACTTTGCATCAGGCGTATTAATGGTGCTTTTCCGCCCATGTCGTGTTGGTGACTTTATTGAAGCGGCTGGTGTTGCTGGCGTAGTTGATGAGATAACAATTTTCTCTACCCGTTTACGTACCGGTGATAACAAAGTTATCATCGCGCCTAACTCTTCGATTATGAACGGCACGATTACCAATTACTCGGCATTAGAAAAGCGTCGTATCGATTTAATTATCGGTGTTTCGTATACTGCTGATATCGCTAAAACTAAGAAAGTATTAGCAGATATTCTTGATAACAATCCACTGGTGTTAAAAGATCCAGCTTATACCATCGGCCTAGCAGAACTCGCTGACAGTTCAATTAACTTTGTGGTTCGTCCATGGGTTAAAACATCAGACTATTGGCCTGTACGTTTTGAATTGCTTGAGCAAATCAAGAATGCACTAGATGCAGCTGAAATTGAAATTCCATTTCCACAAATGGATTTACATGTCAAAGAAGTTCCAGCAAAATAA
- the tpx gene encoding thiol peroxidase, which produces MKLFSTFAAITLLSSSVISAHSFAGEKTMITMGGNPVALEGKMPSLNKTAPSFTVVDDKFNPVSLSDFKGKTVLISAVPSLDTGVCALQTKRFNKEFSQYDADVVMLTISEDLPFAQKRFCQTENVDKIKVLSDSVWRDFGDKYGLLIKDHGLLARSIFIIDPQGILKYQELVTEVSEHPNYDAALAALTEISSLAK; this is translated from the coding sequence ATGAAGCTATTTTCAACCTTTGCGGCGATCACACTATTATCCTCATCTGTTATAAGCGCTCACAGTTTTGCTGGCGAAAAAACCATGATTACCATGGGCGGTAACCCGGTTGCATTAGAGGGTAAGATGCCGAGCTTAAATAAGACTGCACCATCATTTACAGTGGTTGATGATAAGTTTAACCCAGTAAGCTTAAGTGATTTTAAAGGTAAAACAGTACTGATTAGTGCTGTACCAAGCTTAGACACTGGCGTATGTGCGTTGCAAACCAAGCGGTTTAACAAAGAATTTTCTCAATATGATGCTGATGTTGTCATGCTAACCATCAGTGAAGACTTACCATTTGCCCAAAAGCGTTTTTGCCAAACTGAAAATGTAGATAAAATTAAAGTGTTATCAGATTCAGTATGGCGTGACTTTGGTGATAAATATGGTTTGTTAATTAAAGACCATGGTTTATTGGCTCGTTCTATTTTTATTATTGATCCTCAGGGTATTTTAAAGTACCAAGAGCTAGTAACAGAAGTCAGCGAGCACCCAAACTATGATGCAGCTTTAGCGGCATTAACAGAAATATCGTCACTCGCTAAGTAA
- the ltaE gene encoding low-specificity L-threonine aldolase — protein MIDFRSDTVTKPTQAMRLAMSNAEVGDDVYGDDPTVNSLQDMAAEMFGFDGALFVSSGTQANLLALMSHCERGDEYLCGQQAHNYKFEGGGAAVLGSIQPQPLNNQADGSILLQDIEAAIKPDDVHFAQTRLLSLENTIGGKILSQDYLAQAQSLAFNRGLKIHLDGARVANAAVAQGIGIADITQYFDSVSICLSKGLCAPIGSILLGDERLISKATRWRKMLGGGMRQAGIIAAAAKLALTEQVDRLADDHHNASTLALLLADMDEFTVDVSAVQTNIVFATLAEHIDPKALALKLANKGIIISPNRQLRLVTHKDISANDISVFVNTVKQIIR, from the coding sequence ATGATTGATTTTCGAAGTGATACAGTGACTAAACCGACACAAGCAATGCGCTTAGCTATGTCGAATGCTGAAGTTGGTGACGATGTTTATGGTGATGATCCGACCGTGAATAGTTTACAAGACATGGCCGCCGAGATGTTTGGTTTTGATGGTGCCTTGTTTGTGAGCTCTGGTACCCAAGCTAATTTATTAGCTTTAATGTCCCATTGTGAACGTGGCGATGAGTATCTTTGCGGTCAACAAGCTCATAACTATAAGTTTGAAGGTGGAGGAGCGGCAGTATTAGGCAGTATTCAACCTCAGCCGTTGAATAATCAAGCCGATGGCAGCATTTTATTGCAAGATATTGAAGCCGCAATTAAGCCTGATGATGTTCATTTTGCTCAAACTCGATTATTGAGTTTAGAAAACACTATTGGCGGTAAGATATTAAGCCAAGACTATTTAGCCCAAGCGCAAAGCTTGGCGTTTAATCGCGGTCTGAAAATTCATTTAGATGGTGCTCGTGTGGCCAATGCTGCGGTTGCACAAGGCATTGGTATTGCCGATATTACTCAATACTTTGACTCTGTATCGATTTGTTTATCAAAAGGCTTGTGCGCGCCGATAGGCTCGATTCTGTTGGGTGATGAGCGCTTAATCAGTAAAGCGACACGCTGGCGTAAAATGCTCGGTGGCGGAATGCGACAAGCAGGTATTATTGCGGCAGCGGCTAAGCTAGCGTTAACTGAGCAGGTTGACCGTTTAGCGGATGATCATCACAACGCGAGTACTTTAGCTTTATTGTTGGCAGACATGGATGAATTTACTGTTGATGTGAGCGCAGTGCAGACCAATATTGTCTTTGCTACATTGGCTGAACATATCGATCCTAAAGCGCTTGCGCTAAAACTCGCTAATAAAGGTATTATCATTAGCCCGAACAGGCAGTTACGCCTAGTGACTCATAAAGACATCAGCGCGAATGACATTAGTGTTTTTGTGAACACGGTAAAGCAAATTATTCGTTAA
- a CDS encoding acyl-CoA thioesterase, with protein sequence MKYFSRHIIMPVHLNSTKSLCCGQLLSWVNEEATIFASCQMRSQFHIAKVISEISFMAPAQTGDIIEFGFELVSLGQSSVTVRCKIRNKVNHAPIAFIDKMVFVNVNENGLPIPHGMRANAA encoded by the coding sequence ATGAAATATTTCTCACGTCATATCATCATGCCTGTCCATCTCAATAGCACTAAAAGCTTATGCTGTGGTCAATTGTTAAGTTGGGTCAACGAGGAAGCGACTATTTTTGCCAGTTGCCAGATGCGCAGTCAATTCCACATCGCTAAAGTTATCTCGGAAATTAGTTTTATGGCGCCAGCACAAACTGGTGACATCATTGAGTTTGGTTTTGAGTTAGTGAGTTTAGGTCAAAGTTCAGTAACTGTGCGTTGTAAAATACGCAATAAAGTGAATCATGCACCGATTGCCTTTATTGATAAAATGGTATTTGTTAACGTAAATGAAAATGGTTTGCCTATTCCACACGGTATGCGAGCCAATGCGGCTTAG
- a CDS encoding cytoplasmic protein: MTAITHIYNYTVRCPHYKENEQTATWLNHIEVNQSCEIALDRITKWHNLSGTKSFELDDFVVRKADNEEAYFAMQSSRLKHDGHALVTFKIYLDNCCQDASPNQIMEHLINDYQQRIAKVE, from the coding sequence ATGACAGCGATTACTCATATATATAATTACACCGTTCGATGCCCGCACTATAAAGAAAACGAACAAACGGCAACATGGCTCAACCATATCGAAGTAAACCAATCTTGTGAAATTGCTCTAGACCGTATCACTAAATGGCACAACCTCTCAGGCACCAAATCATTTGAACTAGACGATTTTGTGGTTCGAAAAGCCGATAATGAAGAAGCCTATTTTGCCATGCAAAGTAGCCGCCTTAAGCATGATGGCCATGCCCTTGTCACATTTAAAATCTATTTAGACAACTGCTGCCAAGATGCTTCTCCAAATCAAATAATGGAGCATTTAATCAATGATTATCAACAGCGTATCGCTAAAGTCGAGTAA
- the yiaY gene encoding L-threonine dehydrogenase, producing the protein MATKFFIPSVNILGQGSVDEAIKDINAFGFTKALIVTDKPLVSIGLVAKVTKKLNANGIEVVIFDGVQPNPTTGNVAAGLELLTSHKCDFIISLGGGSPHDCAKGIALVATNGGNIKDYEGVDVSIKAQMPLVAINTTAGTASEMTRFCIITDEARHIKMAIVDKNTTPILSVNDPELMLEKPASLTAATGMDALTHAIEAYVSIAANPITDACAIKAIELIQANLINAVKHGDDIQARENMAYAQFLAGMAFNNASLGYVHAMAHQLGGFYDLPHGVCNALLLPHVQTYNAQVVPARLADVAKAMGIDITAMSDDQGAKAAIDAIKQLSTAVNIPANLTELGVKAEDIPTLADNALKDACGFTNPKQATHAEICQIFTNAL; encoded by the coding sequence ATGGCGACTAAATTTTTTATTCCAAGCGTCAACATTCTGGGTCAAGGTAGCGTAGATGAAGCCATTAAAGACATCAACGCATTTGGATTTACCAAAGCACTAATTGTTACCGACAAACCACTAGTGAGTATTGGTTTAGTGGCTAAGGTGACTAAAAAGCTCAATGCTAATGGGATTGAAGTGGTTATTTTTGATGGTGTTCAACCCAACCCTACTACAGGTAATGTTGCCGCTGGCCTTGAGCTATTAACAAGTCATAAGTGTGATTTTATTATTTCATTAGGCGGTGGTTCGCCTCATGATTGCGCTAAAGGCATAGCGCTTGTTGCCACTAATGGCGGCAACATTAAAGATTATGAAGGTGTAGATGTCTCAATTAAGGCACAAATGCCATTAGTGGCCATTAATACCACTGCCGGCACGGCAAGTGAAATGACCCGTTTTTGTATTATTACCGATGAAGCAAGGCACATTAAAATGGCCATTGTCGATAAAAATACCACCCCAATACTTTCTGTAAATGATCCTGAACTGATGCTTGAAAAGCCTGCATCACTAACAGCAGCCACAGGTATGGATGCATTAACGCATGCCATTGAAGCCTATGTTTCTATTGCTGCCAATCCGATCACCGATGCATGTGCAATAAAAGCCATTGAGCTTATTCAAGCTAACTTAATCAATGCTGTAAAACACGGCGATGACATTCAAGCTCGTGAAAATATGGCTTATGCCCAATTTCTCGCGGGTATGGCATTTAATAATGCCAGCCTAGGTTATGTGCATGCGATGGCACATCAACTGGGTGGTTTTTATGATTTACCACATGGCGTATGTAACGCATTGCTTCTGCCGCATGTTCAAACATATAACGCTCAAGTCGTACCTGCACGCTTAGCTGACGTAGCCAAAGCAATGGGCATCGACATCACAGCAATGTCAGACGATCAAGGCGCTAAAGCAGCAATCGATGCCATTAAGCAACTGTCTACAGCAGTAAACATCCCTGCAAATTTAACTGAATTAGGTGTTAAAGCTGAAGACATTCCTACCCTAGCAGATAATGCCCTTAAGGATGCTTGTGGTTTTACAAATCCAAAACAGGCTACACACGCAGAAATTTGCCAAATTTTCACTAACGCGCTATAA
- a CDS encoding EAL domain-containing protein yields the protein MNLNVFFSILENSALLLALVYVCSLSPLYQRKVDPALWPFYIGALVGVIGIIIMMFPLVEQQPILFNASSVAISLSGLFFGAIPTTIAIIIMALYRYFLGGEAVAVGIFILISSAMIGLIWRRFRVDKLDQISYVEFYLFGVAVHAVLLNWLFLLPSEQALAIFTLMSLPIMAVLPLLTLIIGHFLSQIVSSKNDIQVKLQDDFLFKNQFDIGNIGISISTKNKYWLRVNPYLCHMFGYSEKELTSLTWQALTHPDDLNKDLLLYEEMLKGQLNEYEIDKRFIAKDGSVVYTHMTITCRRHIQDDTFLVIAAFLDITERKQAEQALLHSKEQLALVLDSSELGVWDWDVVSHRISTNRYSAEILGCTMDELNLQPDRWIDAIHAKDKFKFLRSINEIITGRSISQRVEYQLIDSQGVWRWILQTGSVVDVDAKGKPLRVFGTHSDITDIKQVEDSLSIASSVYQNSSEAMSVFTANGIIIDSNPAFSFITGFTQEDIQNQHLSMFETDLQPKHFYQQLTQQLSQQGHWHGEVWMRRKNGESYLILLTINSIVSKKSQADRFVALFSDVTEKKQTEELIWRQANYDALTGLPNRRMLLTFLNQEVLLSDRKHNHFALMFLDLDYFKEINDTLGHDMGDVLLLETAARLKQCIRETDVVARLGGDEFTIVLANLEDTHGVDRVAQQILKQLSKPYLLGEQTAYISASIGITLFPDDAKTTEGLLKNADQAMYSAKKLGRNRFNYFTSAMQDSAQKRMLLIRDLKVAITQQQFELYYQPIVDLSCQQVIKAEALIRWHHPTVGVIPPADFISIAEETGMVVDIGNWVFYQACEQAKKWKAQFDADVQISINMSSVQFKDESTQVEDWLNYMHSLALPTSSICIEIIESLLLEIEPNVEAKLLAYADAGIQISLDDFGSGYSSLAYLKKFNINYLKIDKGLVNSLSAESNEKYLCEAIIAMAHKLGIEVIAEGIETESQRQLMELAGCDYAQGYIFSHALCRHDFEQKYLVNKVTQLKLTKVMSR from the coding sequence TTGAATCTAAATGTTTTTTTCTCAATTTTAGAAAATTCAGCGCTACTTCTGGCGCTAGTTTATGTTTGCTCACTCTCTCCTTTGTATCAACGTAAAGTGGATCCTGCCCTGTGGCCATTTTATATTGGTGCACTTGTCGGTGTTATTGGCATCATTATCATGATGTTTCCACTGGTTGAACAACAGCCAATATTGTTTAATGCAAGCTCAGTAGCGATCAGTTTAAGCGGATTATTCTTTGGGGCTATTCCTACTACTATCGCCATCATTATTATGGCGCTATACCGCTATTTCTTGGGCGGTGAAGCGGTCGCGGTGGGCATATTTATCTTGATTAGCAGCGCTATGATAGGGCTAATTTGGCGCCGATTTCGGGTGGATAAATTAGATCAAATTAGCTATGTTGAGTTTTACCTTTTCGGTGTAGCAGTGCATGCGGTATTACTGAATTGGTTATTTTTATTACCTTCCGAACAAGCGTTAGCCATTTTCACTCTTATGTCACTGCCTATCATGGCGGTATTACCGTTACTGACGCTGATCATTGGTCATTTTCTTAGCCAAATAGTATCCAGTAAAAACGATATACAAGTTAAACTTCAAGACGATTTTCTATTTAAAAATCAATTTGATATTGGCAATATTGGTATTTCCATTAGTACAAAAAATAAATATTGGCTGCGAGTTAATCCTTATTTATGTCATATGTTTGGTTACAGCGAAAAAGAATTAACATCGCTAACCTGGCAAGCATTAACTCATCCAGATGATTTGAATAAAGATTTATTACTCTATGAGGAAATGCTTAAAGGCCAACTCAACGAATATGAAATTGATAAACGTTTTATCGCCAAAGATGGTTCGGTTGTTTATACCCATATGACCATTACATGTCGTCGTCATATTCAAGACGATACTTTTTTGGTGATTGCAGCTTTTCTAGACATCACCGAACGAAAGCAAGCGGAGCAAGCTTTATTACACAGTAAAGAACAACTCGCTTTGGTACTCGATAGCAGTGAATTAGGCGTCTGGGACTGGGATGTCGTTAGTCATCGTATTAGCACTAATCGATACAGTGCTGAGATTTTGGGCTGTACCATGGACGAGCTTAATTTGCAGCCAGATCGATGGATAGATGCAATACATGCAAAAGATAAATTTAAGTTTTTGCGCAGTATTAATGAAATTATAACAGGCCGCAGTATTAGTCAGCGTGTGGAATATCAATTAATTGATTCTCAAGGTGTGTGGCGCTGGATTTTACAAACCGGCAGCGTTGTTGATGTTGATGCTAAAGGTAAACCTCTGAGAGTGTTTGGCACTCATAGTGATATTACTGATATTAAACAGGTTGAAGATTCGTTAAGTATTGCCTCATCTGTGTATCAAAACTCCAGTGAAGCCATGAGTGTGTTTACTGCTAATGGCATTATTATTGATTCAAATCCGGCATTTTCTTTTATCACAGGATTTACTCAGGAAGATATACAAAATCAGCATTTGAGTATGTTTGAAACAGATCTGCAGCCTAAACACTTTTATCAGCAGTTAACACAGCAGCTTAGCCAACAGGGGCATTGGCATGGTGAAGTGTGGATGCGGCGTAAAAATGGTGAAAGTTACCTTATCTTGTTAACGATTAATTCAATCGTGAGCAAGAAGTCGCAGGCAGATCGATTTGTTGCGTTATTTTCTGATGTTACTGAGAAAAAACAAACGGAAGAGTTGATATGGCGCCAGGCTAATTATGATGCACTCACCGGATTACCTAATCGGAGGATGTTACTAACATTTTTGAATCAAGAGGTTTTATTAAGTGACCGTAAGCATAATCATTTTGCATTGATGTTTTTAGATTTAGATTACTTTAAAGAGATTAATGACACATTGGGCCATGATATGGGCGATGTATTGTTGCTTGAAACGGCGGCTCGTCTAAAGCAATGCATTCGAGAGACTGATGTTGTTGCTCGTCTTGGTGGCGATGAATTTACCATAGTACTGGCCAATCTGGAAGATACTCATGGTGTCGATCGCGTCGCACAGCAAATACTCAAACAACTGTCAAAACCTTATTTATTAGGTGAGCAAACGGCTTATATTAGCGCCAGTATTGGTATCACTCTATTTCCTGACGACGCAAAAACAACGGAAGGATTGTTAAAGAATGCCGATCAAGCTATGTATTCAGCTAAAAAGCTTGGGCGTAATCGATTTAATTATTTTACCTCGGCAATGCAAGATAGTGCCCAAAAGCGGATGCTACTGATCCGGGATCTCAAAGTTGCCATCACTCAACAGCAATTTGAACTGTATTACCAACCCATTGTTGATTTAAGTTGTCAGCAGGTGATCAAAGCTGAAGCGTTAATTCGTTGGCATCATCCTACCGTGGGCGTTATTCCGCCGGCAGACTTTATCTCTATTGCCGAAGAGACTGGCATGGTAGTCGATATTGGTAATTGGGTCTTTTATCAGGCTTGTGAGCAAGCAAAGAAATGGAAGGCACAGTTTGATGCTGACGTTCAAATCAGTATTAATATGTCTTCTGTGCAGTTTAAAGATGAGTCGACTCAGGTTGAAGACTGGCTCAACTACATGCATTCGCTCGCATTACCGACCAGTAGTATCTGCATTGAAATCATTGAAAGCTTATTGCTTGAAATTGAACCTAATGTTGAGGCTAAATTATTAGCTTATGCTGATGCTGGTATACAAATCTCGCTTGATGATTTTGGCTCAGGTTATTCATCGTTGGCCTATTTAAAAAAATTTAACATTAATTACCTTAAAATTGACAAAGGTTTAGTCAATAGTTTGTCTGCAGAAAGTAATGAAAAGTATTTGTGCGAAGCGATTATTGCCATGGCCCATAAGCTTGGCATTGAAGTGATTGCCGAAGGTATTGAAACTGAAAGTCAACGACAGTTAATGGAGCTTGCTGGTTGTGATTATGCCCAAGGATATATTTTCTCGCATGCCTTGTGTCGACACGATTTTGAGCAAAAGTATTTAGTTAATAAAGTAACACAACTAAAATTGACTAAGGTCATGTCACGTTAA
- a CDS encoding DEAD/DEAH box helicase, whose translation MSFTSLGLSPLLLDAVNQSGYQTATPVQQAVIPLALDGRDVLASAETGTGKTAAFALPLLSHLMAQDDADLPSSHRLRALIMTPTRELAIQIEQNLVKYSQFINLISLAVYGGASINPQRKALEQGVDILVATPGRLFDIIGQHELDLSFVTHLVIDEADRMLDLGFVKDIEKVKRLIARQHQTMMFSATFSEEVKTLAAKMLNNPEYVHVETQTTAANVVQQVYQVDTRRKAELLSELIGKHNWQQVMVFTSRKETADHLYRELSLDGIKSSVFHGDKSQGARNRALEEFKTGQLRVLIATDLAARGLDIQALPRVINFELPEECEDYVHRIGRTGRAGLGGEAISLVSPQELELLAAIELLIGQSLPLQVPVGYEEGAPLPARYRDVAIEKPKKVLKYKRGKPSQTDAKPTRKGKYSKAKK comes from the coding sequence ATGTCATTTACGTCGCTAGGGTTATCGCCACTATTATTAGATGCGGTGAATCAATCTGGGTATCAAACTGCTACTCCTGTCCAACAAGCTGTGATCCCACTAGCGCTAGATGGCCGAGATGTGTTGGCCAGTGCCGAAACCGGTACCGGAAAAACAGCTGCTTTTGCTTTACCGTTACTCAGCCATTTAATGGCCCAAGATGATGCGGATTTACCATCATCACATCGTTTACGTGCATTAATCATGACACCGACCCGTGAGTTAGCGATTCAGATTGAACAAAATTTAGTTAAATACAGCCAATTTATTAACCTGATTAGCTTAGCTGTGTATGGCGGCGCGAGTATAAACCCTCAGCGCAAAGCATTAGAGCAAGGTGTCGACATATTGGTCGCTACCCCAGGGCGTTTGTTTGACATTATTGGTCAACATGAATTGGATTTATCTTTTGTCACTCATTTAGTGATTGATGAAGCAGACCGTATGCTCGATCTTGGCTTTGTGAAAGATATTGAAAAAGTGAAGCGCTTAATTGCCAGACAACATCAAACCATGATGTTTTCTGCTACTTTTTCTGAAGAAGTTAAAACCCTAGCAGCTAAAATGCTAAACAATCCTGAATATGTTCATGTTGAAACCCAAACCACAGCGGCTAATGTTGTCCAGCAGGTGTATCAAGTCGACACCCGTCGTAAAGCCGAGTTGTTATCTGAATTGATTGGCAAGCATAACTGGCAGCAAGTGATGGTGTTTACCAGCCGCAAAGAAACCGCCGATCATTTATATCGCGAGTTAAGCCTAGACGGTATTAAGTCATCGGTATTTCACGGTGATAAAAGTCAAGGCGCACGCAACCGCGCCCTAGAAGAGTTTAAAACTGGTCAATTACGCGTGTTAATCGCTACTGACTTGGCTGCTCGAGGACTTGATATTCAAGCGTTACCAAGAGTGATTAACTTTGAATTGCCTGAAGAATGTGAAGATTATGTTCATCGTATAGGGCGTACTGGCCGTGCGGGATTAGGCGGTGAAGCGATTTCGCTGGTCAGCCCGCAAGAGCTTGAGTTACTTGCCGCAATTGAACTGCTTATTGGACAGTCTTTACCGTTACAGGTGCCAGTCGGATATGAAGAAGGGGCGCCACTACCTGCTAGATATCGTGATGTGGCGATTGAGAAACCGAAAAAAGTACTTAAGTATAAACGGGGCAAGCCATCGCAAACTGATGCTAAGCCGACTCGTAAAGGTAAATATTCTAAAGCGAAAAAATGA